The sequence TGGTTGTTACCATTTGGCAAGAGAACATAATAGACACGCTTCCCCTTATCTCATTGAAACTCTTGTATATTATTATGGTAAGGGTTATCAAAGGAACCATTTGGTTCTTCAGTTTTTTCTATAACACTTTGAATTTCAACTGTTGATCCATTATCAGAATGTCCATTGTTATCATTTAAAGTTCCAGTATTAGTAACATTATTACCTACTATGTTTACATTATTTGTAGTATTagcttgttgttgttgttgttgttgttgttgttgttgctgctgctgctgctgttgctgctgttgctgctgctgttgctgctgctgctgctgttgttgttggcCATTTACAGAATTTTGACCAGAATTGTTACTGTTTTTTGATCTATGCCTAAGTTTATGAGTGGTGAGATATTGTTTTACAGAAAATGCCTTATGACAAAGGTCACACTTATAGGGTAAAGGATCCTGACAATTTGCACCATCTCCAGTAGACGATGCATGAGTTGTTAAGtgcattaaataataatgcttAACTACAAACGATTTTCCACAAGTTTCACAAATGTATGGACCTGATACACCATGTGTTTTACGATGTTTATGCAGATTGTCCTTCCGAGAGAAGCTTTTACCACACATTTCACACTCGTGCATTTTTTCACCTGTATGAGATACAGAGTGTCTAACTAAATGTTCTTTACGACTAAATGCCTTTGCACATGTGGTACACACAAATGGGCGTTCACCAGTATGCAATTTTCGATGCTGATAAAGATGCTCTCTCCGTTTGAACGGCTTGCCACACACATCACaactaaaagaattattattagtttgtaAAGGTTCCTCTTTGATTCCACTATCAGTGGCATCGGTTAAAAGGGTTTGAAGTAAACTAGACCTTGAATTGAATGATGAACCAGAGCAACTATGACTGTTTAGCTGATTCATGGAAGAGAAAGTTTTGCCACAATCTTTGCAAGAAGTGTCCCTAGTATTAGTCTGAGTAATAGCTTGGGGATTCACAGTGATTAATGATGTAGGTTCAGGCCCTGATTTGATTCTTAAAAACTCTGAAATTTGTCCAATTGAATTACGAGATATTGCATCATCTGCTTTATAATCTTTTGAATCTTCCCGAACGGTTTGTGTAACCAGTGGGGGGTCTTTAAAtcctaaatttaaaaatacttcagGTGCAGAATGTACAGTTGTGAATGTTTGTACATTTTGTGCATTATTTTCATCCTTTTGTGTCTCAGATTGCACTTTTTGAATGATTGGCTGATTTTGTTTAGCGTCAGGTTCCGtctttagaataatattattattttgatgtaCAACTTGCCCTTGAGGTTCTTGCTTAATAGAAAATTCTTGCGGTGTATTAATCTGTACTTgttgtttttcaatttgttgGAGCTGCCTATGTTGTTTCTCAAATTCTCTTTGCTGTCTTTGTAACTGTTGGATTTGTTGCGTTATCTGTGATTGAttttgctgttgttgttgaCCAACCTGCGTTTGATTCTGTTGCTGGGGAATTGGAGCCGATTGATTCATCTGTTGAGGAATTTGTCTTTGCGATTgtatttgttgatttatttgacCATGATTCTGTATCTGATTTTGGACTTGTTGAATTTGTGAGGTCGGACTATGTTGTTCTGTAATTTGATTTTGTGCTTCATTTGATTGAGGTGATAATTGCTGTGAAGTCTGTTGTTGATAACTATAATGTGTCTCTGCTGTTGCTTCCACAACAGCAGCTGCCATACCACCAGGTTGCATctgaaattcattattattgttgcaatTGTAATAAACtttgttcaattttataatattaaacatagcAGCCGTTATGTctgttattaacattattccTACAAACCTGCATGGCACATTTATATTGTTGTACTCTTGCTTGAACTCCACtgataatttgaatattagaaGCATTTATATTGCTGACAACAACAGGTTGTTGATGTTGTATCGGTTGATCATTATTAACTATTTGAGTTCCTGCAGTAGGTGGTACTTTTTCTATTGactttaacatttcattttctgGTGTTGTTGGTCTATCCTTCTCTGTACTTTTCACATAAACTTTACCTTCTTTTAGAAAATCTTCAGAATATCGTAATGAAGTGAAGTATGATTCTAGCATACCCTCTGCACTGACAACAGTTTCTCTAAACTCAATGAAATTCTCC comes from Nomia melanderi isolate GNS246 chromosome 7, iyNomMela1, whole genome shotgun sequence and encodes:
- the LOC116424327 gene encoding uncharacterized protein LOC116424327 isoform X1; this translates as MSVYRRVNYYELCRLCTSSEGNKMNIFREEGRRRQLQSKIQTCLPIQVLEEDSLPKIVCHECIKKLENFIEFRETVVSAEGMLESYFTSLRYSEDFLKEGKVYVKSTEKDRPTTPENEMLKSIEKVPPTAGTQIVNNDQPIQHQQPVVVSNINASNIQIISGVQARVQQYKCAMQMQPGGMAAAVVEATAETHYSYQQQTSQQLSPQSNEAQNQITEQHSPTSQIQQVQNQIQNHGQINQQIQSQRQIPQQMNQSAPIPQQQNQTQVGQQQQQNQSQITQQIQQLQRQQREFEKQHRQLQQIEKQQVQINTPQEFSIKQEPQGQVVHQNNNIILKTEPDAKQNQPIIQKVQSETQKDENNAQNVQTFTTVHSAPEVFLNLGFKDPPLVTQTVREDSKDYKADDAISRNSIGQISEFLRIKSGPEPTSLITVNPQAITQTNTRDTSCKDCGKTFSSMNQLNSHSCSGSSFNSRSSLLQTLLTDATDSGIKEEPLQTNNNSFSCDVCGKPFKRREHLYQHRKLHTGERPFVCTTCAKAFSRKEHLVRHSVSHTGEKMHECEMCGKSFSRKDNLHKHRKTHGVSGPYICETCGKSFVVKHYYLMHLTTHASSTGDGANCQDPLPYKCDLCHKAFSVKQYLTTHKLRHRSKNSNNSGQNSVNGQQQQQQQQQQQQQQQQQQQQQQQQQQQQQQQQANTTNNVNIVGNNVTNTGTLNDNNGHSDNGSTVEIQSVIEKTEEPNGSFDNPYHNNIQEFQ
- the LOC116424327 gene encoding uncharacterized protein LOC116424327 isoform X2 yields the protein MSVYRRVNYYELCRLCTSSEGNKMNIFREEGRRRQLQSKIQTCLPIQVLEEDSLPKIVCHECIKKLENFIEFRETVVSAEGMLESYFTSLRYSEDFLKEGKVYVKSTEKDRPTTPENEMLKSIEKVPPTAGTQIVNNDQPIQHQQPVVVSNINASNIQIISGVQARVQQYKCAMQMQPGGMAAAVVEATAETHYSYQQQTSQQLSPQSNEAQNQITEQHSPTSQIQQVQNQIQNHGQINQQIQSQRQIPQQMNQSAPIPQQQNQTQVGQQQQQNQSQITQQIQQLQRQQREFEKQHRQLQQIEKQQVQINTPQEFSIKQEPQGQVVHQNNNIILKTEPDAKQNQPIIQKVQSETQKDENNAQNVQTFTTVHSAPEVFLNLGFKDPPLVTQTVREDSKDYKADDAISRNSIGQISEFLRIKSGPEPTSLITVNPQAITQTNTRDTSCKDCGKTFSSMNQLNSHSCSGSSFNSSCDVCGKPFKRREHLYQHRKLHTGERPFVCTTCAKAFSRKEHLVRHSVSHTGEKMHECEMCGKSFSRKDNLHKHRKTHGVSGPYICETCGKSFVVKHYYLMHLTTHASSTGDGANCQDPLPYKCDLCHKAFSVKQYLTTHKLRHRSKNSNNSGQNSVNGQQQQQQQQQQQQQQQQQQQQQQQQQQQQQQQQANTTNNVNIVGNNVTNTGTLNDNNGHSDNGSTVEIQSVIEKTEEPNGSFDNPYHNNIQEFQ